A region of Allocoleopsis franciscana PCC 7113 DNA encodes the following proteins:
- a CDS encoding dienelactone hydrolase family protein, with the protein MADLTRRQFIIASTLAAGFALAAHPILAEVITTDTKGLVAGEVKIPVKDGEIPAYRAMPAKGNKFPIVLVIQEIFGVHEHIQDVCRRFAKLGYLAIAPEMFVRQGDVSKLTDVQEIISKVVSKVPDAQVMSDLDATVAWAQKSSKGNINKLGITGFCWGGRVTWLYSVHNPKVKAGVAWYGRLVGESNSLTPQYPVDIAAKLKVPVLGLYGGSDNGIPVATVEQMREALKAGNSGSEIIVYPDTPHAFFADYRPSYRQEQAQDGWKRLKAWFKEHGVA; encoded by the coding sequence ATGGCTGATTTAACGCGCCGACAATTTATCATTGCCTCTACGCTGGCGGCAGGGTTTGCACTGGCAGCACACCCGATTCTTGCCGAAGTGATCACCACTGATACCAAAGGCTTAGTGGCGGGTGAAGTGAAGATTCCTGTCAAGGATGGGGAGATTCCGGCTTATCGAGCGATGCCTGCCAAAGGCAACAAGTTTCCGATAGTGCTGGTGATTCAAGAAATCTTTGGCGTGCACGAACATATCCAAGATGTCTGTCGCCGCTTTGCCAAACTGGGGTATTTGGCGATCGCACCGGAAATGTTTGTCCGTCAAGGCGATGTATCCAAACTCACGGATGTTCAAGAAATTATCTCCAAAGTCGTCTCTAAAGTTCCTGATGCTCAAGTGATGTCCGATTTGGATGCAACCGTCGCTTGGGCGCAAAAGTCGAGTAAAGGAAACATTAATAAACTCGGAATTACAGGTTTTTGCTGGGGCGGGCGAGTGACTTGGCTCTATAGTGTTCATAACCCAAAAGTAAAAGCAGGAGTCGCCTGGTACGGACGCTTAGTGGGTGAGTCTAATTCCCTAACTCCTCAGTACCCTGTTGATATTGCAGCTAAGTTGAAAGTGCCTGTATTAGGACTCTACGGTGGCAGTGATAATGGAATTCCGGTTGCAACTGTGGAGCAAATGCGCGAGGCGCTCAAAGCAGGAAACAGTGGTTCGGAAATTATCGTTTATCCCGATACACCCCATGCCTTCTTTGCTGACTATCGTCCTTCCTATCGCCAAGAACAAGCACAAGATGGTTGGAAACGCCTCAAGGCTTGGTTCAAAGAGCATGGTGTTGCGTAG
- a CDS encoding cation:proton antiporter yields MQEDFRLILDFVSVLAAAAAGGLFAALLRQPALLGYILGGIIVGPAGLGLIKELVQIETLAQFGVAFLLFALGVEFSLAELKKVQAIALGGGGLQITLTILVTTLLSLGMGWVSTPAKGVFLGAILSLSSTAVVLKCLMERNETETPHGQIMLGILVVQDLALGLMLAVLPALDQPPEAIGVAIGLALLKIGLFAAGAVAAGIWLIPYLLRLLAKTESRELFLLGVVALCLGIALLTEHLGLSIEMGAFVAGLMISEVEYSDQTLTYVEPLRDVFAALFFAAIGMLIDPLFLWNNLELILGLVCLVLVGKFLIITPLVKAFGYPLKTAIIVGLGLTQIGEFSFVLASEGQFLGLVSRRVYLLILGTTAVTLVVTPFVLRVVPLAFNWLESLPSLKRFFEPMEAPKEVSPEVAQLLEPVVICGYGRGGRNLVRLMQEHNYPVLVIDQSERAIQQLREAKIPYVYGNAASLHVLEKAGVEKAQSLVIAVSDPMSTRLCLKRALELNPDLDIVVRANTERDIELLYQLGAKEVVQPEFEASLELATHLLTGIGLPASVIEREMEQIRSSHYLDLRPEQGPAQIARDLRTATEAMNSKWYALPESSPLKGMTLEEANIRRLTGVSLVAIRRAEGEEIDYPGAQAQLQEGDRILAVGEPDELAAFNELAKGEVAIPGINTPCQWLLVPEDSPAHGKTLAELHLRRQYGVQVQAIRREGKFIRFPDGRAEIRVGDHLLLCGGSYPLRQLQQWLAPEPQQSVVAIPIIKAPVSEALQEYLPLDSQRNGD; encoded by the coding sequence GTGCAAGAAGACTTCAGACTAATCCTTGACTTCGTGTCCGTCCTCGCCGCCGCAGCGGCTGGTGGTCTATTTGCAGCGCTTTTGCGTCAACCTGCTCTACTGGGCTATATTCTGGGGGGAATCATTGTTGGTCCAGCGGGTTTGGGTCTGATTAAAGAATTAGTTCAGATCGAGACATTGGCTCAGTTTGGAGTGGCATTTTTGTTGTTTGCCCTGGGCGTTGAGTTTTCCCTGGCAGAACTGAAAAAAGTCCAGGCGATCGCCTTAGGCGGGGGCGGGCTACAAATTACCTTAACAATTCTCGTCACCACGTTATTATCCCTGGGTATGGGCTGGGTGAGTACTCCCGCTAAAGGGGTCTTCCTGGGAGCAATTTTGTCCTTGTCGTCCACCGCTGTCGTCCTCAAATGTTTGATGGAGCGCAACGAAACAGAGACGCCCCACGGACAGATTATGCTGGGGATTTTGGTAGTACAAGACTTGGCATTGGGCTTGATGCTAGCCGTATTACCCGCCCTCGATCAACCACCAGAAGCGATTGGTGTAGCCATCGGCTTAGCGCTGTTAAAAATTGGTTTATTTGCCGCTGGAGCCGTAGCCGCCGGCATTTGGCTCATCCCCTATCTGTTGCGACTCCTCGCTAAAACAGAAAGCCGAGAACTGTTTTTGCTGGGGGTGGTTGCCCTGTGTTTGGGCATTGCCCTGCTGACGGAGCATTTAGGTCTTTCGATTGAAATGGGGGCGTTTGTTGCCGGTTTAATGATTAGTGAGGTGGAATATTCCGATCAAACACTGACTTATGTAGAGCCGCTCCGGGATGTGTTTGCGGCTTTATTCTTTGCCGCGATCGGGATGCTGATCGACCCCCTTTTCCTCTGGAACAATCTAGAGTTGATTTTGGGATTAGTCTGTCTGGTGTTAGTGGGTAAGTTTTTGATTATCACGCCATTGGTGAAGGCGTTTGGTTATCCGTTAAAGACGGCAATCATTGTCGGTTTGGGGCTAACTCAGATTGGGGAATTCTCCTTTGTCCTCGCAAGTGAGGGACAGTTCTTAGGATTAGTATCCCGTCGCGTTTACTTGTTGATTTTAGGTACAACGGCAGTGACACTGGTCGTTACCCCCTTTGTCCTACGTGTAGTCCCTCTGGCATTTAACTGGCTCGAATCACTCCCGTCCCTGAAGCGGTTTTTTGAACCCATGGAGGCTCCGAAAGAAGTGTCTCCTGAAGTCGCGCAGCTTTTAGAACCTGTGGTGATTTGTGGTTACGGACGGGGCGGGCGTAATTTGGTGCGCTTGATGCAAGAGCATAATTATCCTGTATTGGTGATCGATCAATCAGAGCGGGCGATTCAGCAATTGCGAGAGGCGAAAATCCCCTATGTGTATGGCAATGCCGCCAGTTTGCATGTGTTAGAAAAAGCAGGAGTTGAGAAGGCGCAGTCGCTGGTGATTGCGGTATCCGATCCGATGAGTACGCGCCTATGTCTCAAGCGAGCGCTAGAACTTAATCCCGACCTGGATATTGTGGTTCGAGCCAACACGGAGCGGGATATTGAACTTTTGTATCAACTGGGGGCGAAAGAGGTGGTGCAGCCAGAGTTTGAAGCCAGTTTGGAATTGGCTACCCACTTACTCACGGGGATAGGTTTACCGGCTTCGGTGATTGAACGAGAAATGGAGCAAATTCGTAGTTCCCATTATCTCGATTTGCGCCCGGAGCAAGGGCCGGCTCAGATTGCACGGGATTTACGTACAGCAACCGAGGCGATGAACAGCAAGTGGTATGCTCTACCGGAGAGTTCGCCGCTTAAGGGTATGACATTGGAAGAAGCCAACATTCGCCGCTTGACCGGTGTGAGCTTAGTGGCGATTCGTCGTGCCGAAGGGGAGGAAATTGACTATCCTGGAGCTCAAGCGCAACTGCAAGAAGGCGATCGCATCTTGGCTGTCGGCGAACCCGATGAACTTGCCGCTTTTAATGAACTGGCGAAGGGTGAAGTGGCGATTCCTGGCATTAATACCCCCTGTCAATGGTTGCTGGTGCCTGAAGACAGCCCAGCACACGGGAAAACGCTTGCAGAGCTGCATTTACGCCGTCAGTACGGAGTACAGGTGCAAGCCATTCGCCGTGAAGGAAAGTTTATCCGCTTTCCCGATGGTCGTGCTGAAATTCGAGTGGGCGATCACCTGCTGCTGTGCGGTGGTAGCTATCCTCTGCGTCAATTACAACAGTGGCTAGCACCCGAACCTCAGCAATCTGTCGTGGCGATTCCTATTATCAAGGCTCCCGTGAGTGAAGCCTTGCAAGAGTATCTACCCCTCGATAGTCAGCGTAACGGAGATTAA
- a CDS encoding M23 family metallopeptidase yields the protein MAVAVLWVQRQRANWVRISLALGIVAALVTLAVPVRAVQVRLSPSNPQLGDTLSVIVQQDPTLSRTPTVKMGQKTYPTFVTSSGAFRALLPTSPLDQPGTVQIQVQGGSESKTLSVPLRSRSFPTQRIRLSGAAGAKATQHELDRVAAFKNLETPEKYWNGPFVKPNSGRISAGYGIRRYYNGVFAKDYYHRGVDYAGGMGSPVVAPAAGRVALVGRVSEGFRVHGNVVGIDHGQGVTSIMMHLSRIDVREGQLVKPGQRIGAVGSTGASTGPHLHWGLYVHGISVDPVPWRERGFE from the coding sequence TTGGCTGTTGCTGTTTTGTGGGTACAACGTCAACGCGCTAACTGGGTACGAATCAGTCTCGCTCTGGGCATAGTTGCCGCTTTAGTTACCCTAGCTGTTCCAGTACGAGCGGTGCAAGTCCGCTTGTCACCGTCCAATCCTCAATTAGGCGATACCTTATCTGTAATAGTCCAGCAAGACCCTACCCTAAGCCGAACGCCAACGGTTAAGATGGGGCAAAAGACCTACCCAACTTTTGTCACGAGTTCAGGAGCGTTTCGAGCATTGTTGCCAACATCGCCTCTGGATCAGCCTGGAACTGTACAGATTCAGGTTCAAGGAGGGAGTGAGAGCAAAACCTTAAGTGTGCCGTTGCGAAGTCGTTCGTTTCCCACCCAACGGATTCGGCTTTCAGGCGCAGCTGGGGCGAAAGCGACGCAGCATGAATTGGATCGCGTTGCCGCTTTCAAAAATTTAGAAACGCCAGAAAAATATTGGAATGGGCCGTTCGTCAAGCCTAATAGTGGTCGAATTTCAGCGGGTTATGGAATTCGCCGCTATTACAATGGTGTCTTTGCTAAAGATTACTACCATCGCGGTGTTGACTATGCAGGTGGCATGGGTTCGCCAGTTGTGGCACCGGCTGCCGGCCGAGTCGCTTTAGTTGGAAGAGTATCGGAAGGATTCCGGGTACATGGTAACGTAGTGGGAATTGACCACGGTCAAGGCGTCACCAGTATCATGATGCACCTCTCGCGCATTGATGTTCGGGAAGGACAGCTTGTGAAACCCGGTCAAAGAATTGGTGCGGTAGGTTCAACGGGTGCCTCTACCGGGCCACATCTACATTGGGGCCTCTACGTCCACGGTATTTCTGTTGACCCAGTGCCTTGGCGAGAGCGAGGCTTTGAGTAA
- a CDS encoding Hfq-related RNA-binding protein, which yields MAEFDTGLPSVRQIQGLIKEGKEVEVKLLTQDVLVGQLLWQDSDCFCLATQEGIRTIIWRHAMAYIKPQEVEMGSRSLQVRQ from the coding sequence ATGGCTGAATTCGATACAGGTCTACCAAGCGTTCGTCAAATTCAAGGATTGATTAAAGAGGGAAAAGAAGTTGAAGTAAAACTTTTGACCCAAGATGTACTAGTTGGTCAACTGCTTTGGCAAGATTCAGATTGCTTCTGTCTGGCTACTCAGGAAGGAATACGCACGATTATTTGGCGTCATGCCATGGCTTACATCAAGCCCCAAGAGGTAGAAATGGGGAGTCGTTCTCTTCAAGTGCGGCAATGA
- a CDS encoding response regulator, with protein sequence MPTKYPCGVRAKVTNPRKRITILLAEDTIADQSLMKQALKISRILNNLYIVNDGEELLDYLHRRHQYSDIASSPRPDLILLDWHLPKIDGPEVLQAIKADSNLRRIPIVVLTSSSSEQDIRRSYELGASSYFIKPMTFDALVEAVNTLGEYWFHIVELPPANGNA encoded by the coding sequence ATGCCGACCAAATATCCCTGTGGAGTTAGGGCGAAAGTGACTAATCCCAGAAAGCGAATCACAATTCTCTTAGCAGAAGATACGATTGCAGACCAAAGCTTGATGAAACAAGCCCTAAAAATAAGTCGAATACTCAACAATTTGTATATTGTCAATGATGGGGAGGAACTGCTGGACTATCTACACCGTCGGCACCAGTACAGCGACATAGCCAGTTCTCCCCGGCCCGATTTAATCTTGCTGGATTGGCACCTCCCGAAAATAGACGGGCCAGAGGTGTTACAAGCGATTAAGGCTGACTCAAACTTACGGCGTATCCCGATTGTGGTGCTGACTTCCTCAAGTTCTGAGCAAGATATCCGTCGTAGCTATGAACTAGGAGCCAGTTCTTATTTCATCAAACCCATGACCTTTGACGCACTCGTTGAAGCCGTTAATACATTAGGAGAATACTGGTTTCATATCGTAGAACTGCCGCCTGCTAACGGTAATGCGTAA
- the dapF gene encoding diaminopimelate epimerase, with product MEIEFTKYHGLGNDFILIDNRADTQPIITSEQAVQLCDRHFGIGADGVIFALPGEEAGDYTMRIFNSDGSEPEMCGNGIRCFAQFIADLEGADAKSEYRIHTLAGVIIPKIEGEGKVKVDMGMPQLLAAQIPTTLADAEQKAIAVPLQVAGQSWEVTCVSMGNPHCITFVEDVAAIPLEAIGPQFEHHPAFPQRTNTEFIQVVRPDYLKMRVWERGAGVTLACGTGACAAVVAGVLTGKSDRKATVELPGGCLEIEWAQQDQRVYMTGPAERVFRGKVSQL from the coding sequence ATGGAAATCGAATTTACAAAGTATCACGGTCTGGGGAATGACTTCATCTTGATTGATAATCGCGCTGACACGCAACCGATTATTACATCAGAGCAAGCGGTGCAGCTATGCGATCGCCATTTTGGGATTGGTGCGGATGGTGTGATCTTCGCTTTGCCCGGAGAAGAGGCAGGTGACTATACCATGCGAATTTTTAACTCCGATGGCTCTGAGCCAGAGATGTGTGGCAATGGGATTCGCTGCTTCGCCCAGTTTATCGCCGATCTGGAAGGGGCAGATGCTAAATCAGAGTATCGGATACATACCTTAGCCGGTGTGATTATCCCCAAAATAGAAGGTGAGGGCAAAGTCAAGGTAGATATGGGAATGCCTCAGCTTTTGGCAGCTCAAATTCCCACTACGTTAGCGGATGCGGAGCAAAAAGCGATCGCTGTACCCCTGCAAGTGGCTGGGCAATCCTGGGAGGTTACCTGTGTGAGTATGGGTAATCCTCACTGCATCACGTTTGTTGAGGATGTCGCCGCTATCCCCCTAGAAGCCATCGGCCCCCAATTCGAGCATCACCCAGCGTTTCCCCAGCGAACCAATACGGAATTTATTCAAGTCGTGCGTCCCGATTATCTGAAGATGCGGGTGTGGGAACGTGGTGCCGGAGTAACACTAGCTTGTGGCACAGGTGCCTGTGCTGCGGTAGTGGCAGGTGTGTTAACCGGCAAGAGCGATCGCAAGGCGACGGTAGAACTCCCCGGTGGCTGTTTGGAAATTGAATGGGCACAGCAAGACCAACGAGTTTACATGACTGGGCCAGCCGAGCGCGTATTTAGAGGCAAGGTATCACAACTTTGA
- a CDS encoding L,D-transpeptidase — protein MAQVLPATDSLKMAIAGMSSRIVVDLSEARVYSYWGKQRIATYPVAVGQPGWETPTGTFKVLHKQLNPVWKQPITGEIIPAGPDNPLGDRWIGFWVDERHHIGFHGTDDEKLVGKAISHGCLRMRNKDIRALYNQVSLGTPVIVRP, from the coding sequence ATGGCGCAGGTTTTACCTGCCACCGATTCTCTAAAAATGGCGATCGCAGGGATGAGTTCTCGAATTGTGGTGGATTTGAGTGAAGCCCGCGTTTACAGTTACTGGGGAAAACAACGGATTGCTACTTATCCCGTTGCCGTCGGTCAACCCGGGTGGGAAACCCCCACGGGCACCTTTAAAGTGTTACACAAGCAACTCAACCCCGTTTGGAAGCAACCGATTACGGGTGAGATTATCCCCGCCGGCCCTGACAATCCATTAGGCGATCGGTGGATTGGTTTTTGGGTTGACGAACGCCATCACATCGGGTTTCATGGCACCGATGACGAGAAACTGGTGGGAAAAGCAATTTCTCACGGCTGCTTGCGGATGCGAAACAAGGATATTCGGGCGTTGTATAACCAAGTCAGCCTAGGGACACCCGTGATTGTTCGCCCATAA
- a CDS encoding late competence development ComFB family protein, giving the protein MSIEKIVEQALQDGYLTPVMETEVGRICDTASELSIEEYMALDRLMGALLTGEVVAVPRKQFINVMEELVLTEAVAQIAEIEAKSDRILDVGDIAAYALNRLPPLYATTEEGARYQRQRAKEELHDLITQQVSAALTRNLDRPDFGCERQALGKTGGNDVLRQVNSLLQVYAPDFEAKPSSNYFEVEESEVISQEF; this is encoded by the coding sequence ATGAGTATTGAAAAAATCGTAGAACAAGCTCTGCAAGATGGCTACTTGACCCCAGTCATGGAAACCGAGGTGGGTCGTATCTGTGATACAGCCTCGGAGCTTTCGATCGAAGAATATATGGCCTTGGATCGCCTAATGGGGGCGCTGTTGACCGGCGAAGTGGTTGCCGTTCCGCGTAAGCAGTTCATCAATGTGATGGAGGAGTTGGTACTCACGGAGGCGGTGGCTCAAATTGCCGAAATCGAAGCGAAAAGCGATCGCATCCTCGATGTCGGAGATATTGCCGCCTACGCCCTGAATCGACTCCCTCCTTTATATGCCACCACCGAAGAAGGTGCAAGATACCAGCGGCAGCGTGCCAAGGAGGAACTTCACGACTTGATCACCCAGCAAGTGAGTGCCGCCCTCACCCGCAACCTAGATCGACCGGATTTTGGCTGTGAACGTCAAGCATTGGGCAAAACTGGCGGAAATGATGTTCTCAGACAGGTGAATAGCTTGTTGCAGGTTTACGCCCCTGACTTTGAAGCCAAACCCTCTAGCAATTATTTTGAGGTGGAGGAGTCAGAAGTCATCAGTCAGGAGTTTTGA
- a CDS encoding TFIIB-type zinc ribbon-containing protein — protein MKGAEIIDVGDPSTGKKFDAIGTINCPKCKTQMTKMVDLNQSHIRYEKCPVCYGVWFDAGEFKDYKEENLSDIFKSIFSKERR, from the coding sequence ATGAAAGGCGCTGAAATTATAGATGTTGGCGACCCTTCAACAGGTAAAAAATTTGATGCAATTGGGACTATTAATTGCCCAAAATGTAAGACTCAAATGACGAAAATGGTTGACCTCAATCAGTCTCATATCCGGTACGAAAAGTGTCCTGTTTGCTATGGTGTTTGGTTTGATGCGGGCGAGTTTAAGGATTATAAGGAAGAGAACCTTTCAGATATTTTCAAGAGCATTTTTAGCAAAGAAAGACGCTAA